One Flagellimonas sp. CMM7 genomic region harbors:
- a CDS encoding OmpH family outer membrane protein, with protein MNTKVLLSLVVLMSSFYGFSQRGVRIGYVDMEYILENVEEYRDATEQLNAKAQKWKQEIELKQSVVEQIKKDLMAEKVLLTDELIAEREEEIQILEKEMLDYQQDRFGPQGDLVLQKQLLIQPIQDQVFNEVQKIGGNKRYDFIFDKSADVVMLYSEKRHDISDLVLREIARTRKVSKSNKKQQQKSRLDKFKEEEVEADKEISEALKERQAKAENARDAKTKEVEDRRAEQLRLREERKKAYEERRKKLLEEREAKRKGKLEERKKAQEQQKDSIQQ; from the coding sequence ATGAATACCAAAGTTCTTTTGTCATTAGTTGTTTTGATGTCTTCCTTTTATGGCTTCTCGCAAAGAGGAGTGCGAATTGGATACGTGGATATGGAGTATATCCTGGAAAATGTTGAAGAATATAGGGACGCAACAGAGCAATTAAATGCCAAAGCCCAAAAGTGGAAACAAGAAATTGAGCTTAAACAAAGCGTTGTTGAGCAGATAAAGAAGGATTTAATGGCGGAGAAAGTGCTTTTAACAGATGAGTTAATTGCCGAGCGTGAAGAAGAAATCCAGATTTTGGAAAAAGAAATGTTGGATTATCAACAGGATCGTTTTGGTCCGCAAGGAGATTTGGTGTTGCAAAAACAACTTTTGATTCAACCTATACAGGACCAAGTTTTTAATGAAGTCCAAAAAATTGGTGGAAATAAAAGATACGATTTTATTTTTGATAAATCGGCAGATGTTGTAATGTTGTATTCCGAAAAAAGACATGACATAAGTGACTTGGTTCTAAGGGAGATAGCTCGGACAAGAAAGGTAAGCAAATCCAATAAAAAACAGCAGCAAAAGAGCCGCTTAGACAAGTTTAAAGAAGAAGAGGTTGAAGCTGATAAAGAAATAAGTGAGGCGTTAAAAGAGCGGCAAGCAAAAGCTGAGAATGCTAGAGATGCCAAGACCAAGGAAGTTGAAGATAGAAGAGCGGAGCAGTTAAGACTTAGAGAAGAACGGAAGAAGGCATACGAAGAAAGAAGAAAAAAATTATTGGAAGAGCGCGAGGCCAAACGAAAAGGAAAATTGGAAGAAAGGAAAAAAGCGCAAGAACAACAAAAGGATTCAATACAACAATAA
- a CDS encoding outer membrane protein assembly factor: MEKLANNSIKDIKNSTQLYLKLLLLLLFTNQSFSQETSFEDGKSYILGGLAVTGLQSYNEQTVKTYTGLRVGQVITIPGDEISAVIKKLWGLELFSNVEIYYTKIEGDKIFLELNILERPTLSNVTVYGVKKRKVEDIINDTDLKKGKKITESLIANTKNYLQNKYKKQGFLNAKVNIATAADTSGTNTKSMVINVKKGDKVKIRKIVFEGNEKLTDKRLAKSLKKTKKKKFYRFWKKSKYIEADYKEDLSSLVDAYAERGYRDARVLSDTFVKVDENNIDLKISVEEGDKYYFGDINFVGNSVYTDRQLAQVLGIRKGATYNGVLLKKRIADDSKPDGEDLTNLYQNNGYLFSSINPVEVSAINDTINFEIRIIEGKETFLDHVTVSGNDKTNDHVIFRELRTRPGQKYSKDNIVRSIRELGQLGFFDAEQIVPDIQNPDPNAGTVDIKYSLVESGSSQIELQGGFGGGGFIGTLGLSFSNFSLRNIFNGEAYKPVPMGDGQTFALRLQASRTFRVYSLNFAEPWLGGRKPVRFNFSLSRTQQFATNFNNQGRLDVDRDRGFSITGISAGLAKRVQWPDDFFTISHSLSYQLYDFNDFNNGLFNFGNGSSNSLSYTFGISRSSQGPSRIFPLSGSNFELTAKFTPPYSLLSGKNFKEIRTDIEETTERLFEIGATPANIEEQLEFEELSDELERLEEERFKLLEFYKVKFKGDWYTRLVDKLVLRSNAEFGFLGSYNNDIGNVPFERFFVGGDGLGNFTLDGRDVVQLRGYENSSLTPFITNPITGRQEQDGGTIYNKFSLELRYPLTLKPSASIYALSFLEAGNAFNNFNEYNPFELKRSAGVGLRIFMPAFGLLGIDFGYGFDTDARPGSVGPSGWQTHFIIGQQF, translated from the coding sequence TTGGAAAAACTAGCGAACAACTCAATTAAGGATATAAAAAATTCCACCCAACTATACTTAAAACTCCTCCTCCTATTACTTTTTACCAATCAAAGCTTTTCTCAGGAAACTTCCTTTGAAGATGGAAAGAGTTATATTTTAGGTGGGTTGGCAGTTACTGGCCTACAAAGCTACAATGAGCAAACGGTTAAAACCTATACCGGACTTCGGGTTGGACAGGTAATTACAATCCCTGGAGATGAGATCAGTGCCGTTATCAAAAAGTTATGGGGCTTAGAATTGTTCAGCAATGTTGAAATCTACTACACCAAAATAGAAGGCGATAAAATCTTTTTGGAATTAAACATTTTAGAACGACCAACACTTTCAAATGTTACGGTATATGGTGTTAAAAAACGAAAGGTAGAAGATATTATTAATGATACAGACCTTAAAAAAGGGAAAAAAATCACCGAGAGTTTAATTGCCAACACTAAAAATTACCTTCAAAACAAATACAAAAAGCAAGGCTTTTTAAATGCTAAAGTAAATATAGCCACGGCCGCGGATACATCTGGAACCAATACAAAAAGTATGGTCATCAATGTAAAAAAGGGTGATAAGGTTAAAATCCGAAAAATAGTATTTGAAGGCAATGAAAAGCTTACAGACAAAAGACTTGCAAAATCATTAAAAAAGACAAAGAAGAAAAAGTTTTACCGCTTTTGGAAGAAATCCAAATATATAGAGGCTGATTACAAAGAAGACCTTTCTAGTCTGGTAGATGCATACGCAGAGAGAGGATATAGAGATGCTCGAGTTTTATCGGACACTTTTGTGAAAGTTGATGAAAACAACATCGATTTAAAAATAAGTGTTGAAGAAGGAGATAAATACTATTTTGGAGATATCAATTTTGTTGGTAATTCAGTCTATACGGACAGGCAATTGGCTCAGGTATTGGGTATTCGTAAAGGTGCTACATACAATGGGGTATTGCTTAAAAAACGAATAGCTGATGATTCAAAACCTGATGGTGAGGACCTAACCAACCTCTATCAAAATAATGGGTATTTATTTTCAAGCATTAATCCAGTTGAGGTATCAGCCATAAATGACACCATCAATTTTGAGATACGTATTATAGAGGGTAAAGAAACTTTCTTAGATCATGTTACTGTTTCTGGAAATGATAAAACCAATGACCATGTAATTTTTAGAGAATTGCGCACTAGACCGGGTCAGAAATACAGCAAGGATAACATTGTACGTAGTATTAGGGAATTAGGGCAATTAGGATTTTTTGATGCGGAGCAAATAGTGCCGGACATTCAAAACCCAGACCCAAATGCCGGTACGGTAGACATAAAATATAGTTTGGTGGAATCCGGTTCTAGCCAAATAGAATTGCAAGGTGGTTTCGGCGGTGGCGGATTTATTGGAACCTTAGGTCTGTCTTTTAGTAATTTCTCATTAAGAAATATTTTTAACGGCGAAGCTTACAAACCGGTTCCTATGGGAGATGGTCAGACATTTGCACTTCGTTTACAAGCGAGTAGAACATTCCGTGTATATAGTTTGAATTTTGCAGAGCCATGGTTAGGTGGCAGAAAACCCGTGAGGTTTAACTTTTCATTGTCAAGAACTCAGCAATTCGCCACTAATTTTAATAATCAGGGTAGATTGGATGTTGACAGGGATAGAGGATTTTCAATAACAGGGATTTCGGCGGGGCTCGCTAAAAGAGTACAATGGCCAGATGATTTCTTTACAATTTCCCATTCTTTGAGCTATCAGTTATATGACTTCAACGACTTTAATAATGGACTTTTCAATTTTGGTAATGGTAGTTCCAACTCTTTGAGCTATACTTTTGGAATATCAAGAAGCTCACAAGGACCAAGTAGAATATTTCCGTTAAGTGGATCAAATTTTGAACTTACAGCAAAATTTACCCCGCCATATTCACTTTTAAGTGGCAAGAACTTTAAAGAAATTAGGACCGATATAGAAGAAACCACTGAAAGACTTTTTGAGATTGGAGCTACTCCGGCAAACATTGAAGAACAATTGGAATTTGAAGAGCTAAGCGATGAATTGGAAAGACTGGAGGAGGAACGCTTTAAGCTATTGGAATTCTACAAAGTAAAATTTAAAGGTGACTGGTACACAAGATTGGTTGATAAATTGGTATTGCGTTCCAATGCAGAATTCGGCTTTTTGGGGAGCTATAATAATGATATAGGTAATGTGCCATTTGAGCGTTTCTTTGTTGGTGGAGATGGTTTAGGGAACTTTACTTTAGATGGAAGGGATGTAGTTCAATTAAGAGGATATGAAAACAGTTCTTTGACTCCTTTTATTACAAATCCAATAACCGGAAGACAGGAGCAAGATGGAGGTACTATTTATAACAAATTCTCTTTGGAATTGCGTTACCCTCTCACATTGAAACCTTCAGCGTCCATTTATGCGCTTTCTTTTTTAGAAGCTGGGAACGCATTTAACAATTTTAATGAGTATAATCCGTTTGAATTAAAAAGATCTGCCGGAGTGGGGCTACGTATTTTTATGCCGGCATTTGGTCTCTTGGGTATTGATTTTGGGTATGGGTTTGACACCGATGCCAGACCAGGATCAGTTGGGCCAAGCGGCTGGCAAACGCACTTCATCATCGGGCAACAGTTTTAA
- a CDS encoding isoprenyl transferase, with product MHTLEDVNTDKLPKHVAIIMDGNGRWAKQRGKLRVFGHENGVEAVRKTVENCAKLQIQFLTLYAFSTENWNRPKLEVETLMKLLVASLRKELKTLNKNNIRLNAIGNIDSLPSKAQKQLAEVISKTSGNTGMMLTLALSYGSREEIKTAIKEISIKVKNNIISPENIDETVINTHLYSHFLPDVDLLIRTSGERRISNFLLWQIAYAELYFIDVFWPDFSEHHLVEAILSYQNRERRFGKTSEQLN from the coding sequence ATGCACACATTAGAGGACGTAAACACTGATAAGCTTCCAAAACATGTTGCCATTATCATGGATGGTAATGGTAGGTGGGCCAAACAACGCGGTAAACTCAGAGTTTTTGGTCACGAGAATGGAGTGGAAGCGGTAAGAAAAACCGTTGAGAACTGCGCAAAACTTCAAATACAATTTTTAACGCTTTATGCTTTTTCCACTGAAAACTGGAACCGCCCCAAACTGGAAGTGGAAACCTTAATGAAACTTTTAGTGGCTTCTTTACGCAAAGAACTAAAGACGTTAAATAAAAATAACATTAGGTTAAATGCAATTGGCAATATAGATTCTTTGCCTTCTAAAGCCCAAAAACAACTTGCGGAAGTTATTTCAAAAACATCTGGCAATACTGGTATGATGCTTACTTTGGCCCTTAGCTATGGTTCTAGGGAAGAAATAAAAACAGCCATAAAAGAGATTAGCATCAAAGTTAAAAATAATATAATTTCACCTGAAAATATTGACGAAACCGTTATAAATACTCATCTTTACTCGCATTTTTTACCTGATGTAGACTTACTTATACGTACCAGTGGGGAACGTAGAATAAGTAATTTTTTACTTTGGCAAATTGCATACGCTGAATTATATTTTATTGATGTATTTTGGCCTGATTTTAGTGAGCATCATTTGGTAGAAGCAATATTAAGTTACCAAAATAGAGAACGACGATTTGGAAAAACTAGCGAACAACTCAATTAA
- a CDS encoding DUF6089 family protein, translating into MRIVLAIFLCFVVKVNAQTYEIGVFAGGANVIGDVGRTNYILPSGPAFGGIFKWNKSKRYAWRASVMYGSFTADDSKSSKSSREQRGYVIDNSVLEASAGIEFNFVEYNLHKLGPAFTPYLYRGLTFFRYDFNYFDALQVQDINQKEGSFAIPMTVGAKYRLNQFLILGAEIGARYTFTDNLDGSNPEGSNFEQFRFGNILSDDWYVFSGFTLTYTFGRKPCQDCFE; encoded by the coding sequence ATGCGAATAGTTTTGGCTATTTTTTTGTGCTTTGTAGTTAAGGTGAATGCCCAAACCTATGAGATCGGTGTTTTTGCCGGTGGAGCCAATGTAATTGGTGATGTGGGCAGAACAAATTACATACTACCCTCTGGGCCTGCTTTTGGAGGTATTTTTAAGTGGAATAAAAGTAAAAGATATGCATGGCGTGCAAGTGTAATGTACGGAAGCTTTACCGCTGACGACTCCAAATCCAGCAAATCTTCAAGAGAACAACGCGGATATGTAATAGATAATTCTGTTCTGGAGGCCTCTGCAGGCATCGAATTTAACTTTGTTGAGTATAATCTTCACAAACTTGGACCGGCCTTTACCCCTTATCTTTACAGGGGTCTTACCTTCTTTAGGTACGATTTTAATTATTTTGATGCCCTTCAGGTGCAGGATATTAACCAAAAAGAAGGTAGTTTTGCAATTCCTATGACGGTAGGGGCAAAGTATCGATTAAATCAATTCTTGATTCTTGGTGCTGAAATTGGGGCTAGGTACACGTTTACAGACAATTTGGATGGAAGCAATCCCGAAGGTTCCAATTTTGAGCAATTTAGGTTTGGAAATATTTTAAGCGATGACTGGTATGTCTTTTCAGGTTTTACGTTAACGTATACCTTTGGACGTAAGCCCTGCCAGGATTGTTTTGAATAA
- a CDS encoding NAD kinase, whose product MKVAVYGQAFQEHDKAYVMELLEELQKIKASVYVVEEFVELFSGYNLDFDCGVFSQTSGLDSSFDMFISFGGDGTMLRAVTYVKDLGIPIVGVNTGRLGFLSTFKKEDVRKIVTEFVAGHYKIEERSLVEVGLNSDLDEFGNINFALNEITVSRKDTTSMITVETYLNNEYLTSYWADGLIISTPTGSTGYSLSCGGPVIAPTAKSLVLTPIAPHNLNARPLVISDDTYIRLKVSGREENHLVSLDSRIASIPNGKEIIIKKSDFTIKMIEYNSESFFKTLRNKLLWGQDKRN is encoded by the coding sequence ATGAAAGTCGCTGTTTACGGTCAAGCTTTTCAAGAGCATGATAAAGCCTATGTCATGGAGCTTTTGGAAGAACTTCAAAAGATAAAGGCTTCTGTTTATGTAGTAGAAGAGTTTGTTGAGCTTTTTTCTGGATATAATTTAGACTTTGATTGTGGCGTATTTTCCCAGACCTCTGGCTTAGATAGCTCTTTTGATATGTTTATAAGCTTTGGTGGTGACGGTACTATGCTGAGAGCTGTAACGTATGTCAAGGATCTTGGGATTCCTATAGTAGGTGTCAATACCGGTAGATTGGGTTTTTTATCCACATTTAAAAAAGAGGATGTCCGGAAAATAGTAACTGAATTTGTTGCAGGACATTACAAGATAGAAGAAAGAAGTTTGGTAGAGGTAGGTTTAAATTCTGATTTGGATGAATTTGGAAATATCAATTTTGCTTTAAACGAAATTACGGTCAGCAGAAAGGATACCACTTCTATGATAACGGTGGAAACCTATTTGAACAATGAGTATTTGACATCTTATTGGGCAGATGGATTAATTATCTCAACACCAACTGGTTCCACAGGGTATTCGTTAAGTTGTGGAGGCCCGGTAATAGCCCCAACGGCAAAATCATTGGTGTTAACACCAATTGCTCCCCATAACCTTAATGCACGACCCTTGGTAATTTCAGATGATACCTATATACGGTTAAAAGTATCTGGACGAGAAGAAAACCATCTAGTTTCCTTGGATTCTAGAATTGCAAGTATCCCCAATGGAAAGGAAATCATTATTAAAAAGTCTGATTTTACCATTAAAATGATAGAATATAACTCAGAAAGTTTTTTTAAAACGCTTCGCAATAAATTACTTTGGGGACAAGATAAACGTAATTGA
- a CDS encoding CBS domain-containing protein, producing MQIQNQIITTVPVFEVSETLKEVIQFFEETTFSHVAVTENGTYIGLLSENDLACFEPGKKIEDFRFELETFSVTKDTAWLDVLEMFSRNEANVLPVLDENQIIIGYYDLEDIVAFFINTPFFKEPGGILVVAKGIKDYSFSEIAQIVESNNARLLGAFITDSQNDVVQITLKVGTLNLNEVAQTFRRYNYTIVYGNSDDQFLEDLKQRSDYLEKYLNV from the coding sequence ATGCAAATCCAAAATCAAATAATTACTACTGTACCCGTTTTTGAGGTCTCCGAGACTTTAAAAGAGGTTATTCAATTTTTTGAAGAAACCACTTTTTCTCACGTTGCAGTTACTGAAAATGGAACTTATATTGGGTTATTGTCTGAAAATGACCTCGCATGTTTTGAACCAGGCAAAAAAATAGAGGACTTTAGGTTTGAACTGGAAACCTTTTCGGTAACAAAGGATACGGCCTGGTTAGATGTATTGGAAATGTTTTCTAGAAACGAAGCAAATGTTCTTCCTGTATTGGATGAAAATCAGATTATAATTGGTTATTACGATTTGGAAGATATTGTGGCCTTTTTTATAAACACTCCTTTTTTTAAAGAACCAGGAGGAATACTTGTTGTTGCTAAGGGCATAAAAGACTATTCTTTTAGTGAAATAGCTCAAATAGTGGAAAGTAACAATGCTCGTTTATTGGGTGCATTTATTACAGATTCCCAAAATGATGTAGTACAGATCACATTAAAGGTAGGTACACTTAACCTTAATGAAGTGGCGCAAACTTTTAGAAGGTACAACTACACAATTGTATATGGGAATAGTGATGACCAGTTTTTAGAGGATTTAAAACAACGGTCAGATTATTTAGAAAAATATCTTAACGTTTAA
- a CDS encoding pyridoxine 5'-phosphate synthase codes for MTKLSVNINKLATLRNSRGGNMPNLIKSAKDIESFGAEGITIHPRPDERHIRYKDAYDLKNVVTTEYNIEGNPIPKFMDMVLNIKPTQVTLVPDAEDAITSNAGWDTIKHKDFLADVIKTFKTNGIRTSIFVDANVEMVKGAAQTGTDRIELYTESFAKGFSKGKNLESIQSFVDAAKMASEMDLGINAGHDLSLDNIKFFKEHIPNLLEVSIGHALICESLYLGLENVINMYLHRLK; via the coding sequence ATGACAAAATTAAGTGTCAACATCAATAAACTGGCAACATTAAGAAACTCACGAGGCGGCAACATGCCTAATTTGATTAAATCTGCCAAGGACATTGAATCTTTCGGGGCAGAAGGCATAACTATTCACCCAAGGCCAGATGAGCGACATATTCGCTACAAAGACGCTTATGACCTAAAAAATGTGGTTACTACGGAATACAATATAGAAGGTAATCCAATTCCGAAATTTATGGATATGGTTCTTAACATAAAACCAACCCAAGTTACCTTGGTTCCAGATGCGGAGGATGCAATTACCTCCAATGCCGGTTGGGACACCATTAAGCATAAAGATTTTTTAGCAGATGTAATCAAAACCTTTAAAACCAATGGAATTCGCACTTCCATCTTTGTTGATGCAAATGTAGAGATGGTCAAAGGGGCCGCCCAAACAGGTACAGATAGAATTGAATTATACACAGAAAGTTTTGCCAAAGGATTTTCTAAAGGAAAAAACTTAGAAAGTATTCAGTCTTTTGTGGATGCTGCCAAAATGGCCAGTGAAATGGATTTGGGGATCAATGCCGGTCATGATTTAAGTTTAGATAACATCAAGTTTTTCAAAGAACATATTCCCAACCTATTGGAAGTTTCCATTGGTCACGCGCTTATTTGCGAATCCCTTTATTTGGGCCTGGAAAACGTAATCAATATGTACCTACATAGATTAAAATAA
- a CDS encoding alpha/beta fold hydrolase yields MKLLHSKILGEGKPLLILHGFLGMSDNWKTLGNQFAQNGYQVHLVDQRNHGKSFHSTDFDYELMSEDVLFYMDSHKIDNGDFIGHSMGGKTVMQLATSHPKLVTKLIVADISPKYYPPHHQPIIDALGKLDFAKISSRKEADQELSNYLADFGIRQFLLKNLHWVEPGKLGLRFNYEILKNKMDEIGENISATANYEGPTLFLRGDRSEYIMPNDFPEIKKHFPNADIETVDNAGHWLHAENQKQFFEKTFRFLNS; encoded by the coding sequence ATGAAACTATTACATTCAAAAATTTTGGGAGAAGGGAAACCGTTATTAATTCTTCACGGTTTTTTAGGCATGTCCGACAACTGGAAAACGCTAGGAAATCAATTTGCCCAAAATGGCTATCAAGTGCATTTAGTGGATCAACGTAATCATGGAAAGAGTTTTCACTCAACTGATTTTGATTATGAATTGATGAGTGAGGATGTTTTATTCTATATGGACTCACACAAAATTGATAATGGCGATTTTATTGGGCATTCCATGGGAGGCAAAACGGTAATGCAACTAGCCACCTCACATCCAAAACTTGTCACTAAATTGATTGTTGCGGATATTTCCCCAAAATACTATCCTCCACATCATCAACCAATTATCGATGCTCTAGGAAAACTGGATTTTGCTAAAATTTCGAGTAGAAAAGAAGCTGATCAGGAGCTTTCTAATTATTTGGCCGATTTTGGAATACGTCAATTCCTTTTAAAGAACCTCCATTGGGTAGAACCAGGAAAATTGGGTTTACGTTTCAACTACGAAATTCTCAAAAACAAAATGGATGAAATTGGAGAAAATATAAGCGCTACGGCAAATTATGAAGGGCCTACCCTATTTTTAAGAGGAGATCGTTCAGAATACATTATGCCCAATGACTTTCCTGAAATAAAAAAACATTTCCCAAATGCTGACATTGAAACTGTTGATAACGCTGGTCATTGGCTCCATGCGGAGAACCAAAAACAGTTTTTTGAAAAGACGTTCCGCTTCTTAAATTCATAA
- a CDS encoding G-D-S-L family lipolytic protein, translating to MKKFYALLPFLGLFLIACSDDDAPLTMTPTPDPVVYTSGSADFTKYVSVGNSLTAGFSDNALFTAGQEASFPNMLASNFALAGGGAFEIPLMADNLGGATINGQTDANMDGSPDIGNRLILQFTADGPVPTPKEGTGTTEITSKLSGPFNNMGIPGAKSYELLAPGYGSLAGLAVGAANPYFVRISSAEDASVIGDAAAQAPSFFSLWAGSNDILLYATSGGSGTNQLDPMVSPATYARNDITNPLVLAGALDGMLQALTAGGAKGVIANLPNVTDIPFFTTVPFAPLDPTNPAFGPQIPALNEQFAGLNLVFQALMVPERQFVFSESEASAVIINDEDLPNLSIPIRDALINFGVDAGTATLTGIIYGQARQANEDDLLVLTSRTAIATLNEEVFAMLQNDFGLPPETAGQLAINGVTYPLEDKWVLTPEEQSGIEDALTAYNQTISGLATTYDLAFVDANALLAELKANGFPQADGSVVTSTFGTGGGFSLDGVHPAPRGYAILANAFVAAINEKYGSNLPGVNPLDYTGLYID from the coding sequence ATGAAAAAGTTTTATGCCCTGCTCCCCTTCTTAGGCTTATTCTTGATAGCATGCTCAGATGATGATGCCCCTCTTACAATGACGCCAACACCAGACCCAGTAGTTTATACTTCTGGATCTGCAGATTTTACAAAATATGTATCTGTAGGAAACTCACTTACCGCAGGATTCTCAGACAATGCCCTTTTTACGGCAGGTCAAGAAGCTTCTTTTCCAAATATGCTAGCATCAAATTTTGCTTTAGCAGGAGGTGGAGCCTTTGAAATTCCTCTTATGGCTGATAATCTAGGTGGCGCTACCATAAACGGACAAACAGATGCCAACATGGATGGTTCACCAGATATAGGCAATAGATTAATTTTGCAATTTACTGCAGATGGACCTGTCCCAACTCCAAAAGAAGGAACGGGCACTACTGAAATCACCAGTAAATTATCTGGACCTTTTAATAATATGGGAATTCCAGGCGCCAAGAGCTACGAGCTTTTAGCTCCTGGCTATGGTAGTTTGGCAGGTTTGGCTGTAGGAGCGGCCAATCCTTATTTTGTTCGTATTTCTTCTGCTGAAGATGCCTCGGTAATAGGAGACGCAGCTGCACAAGCTCCATCTTTCTTTTCACTCTGGGCAGGGTCAAATGATATTCTGCTATATGCAACCAGTGGTGGTTCCGGAACTAATCAGTTAGACCCTATGGTAAGTCCAGCTACCTATGCAAGAAACGATATAACTAATCCCTTGGTTTTAGCTGGTGCATTGGATGGCATGTTACAAGCACTAACCGCTGGCGGTGCAAAAGGTGTTATTGCCAATTTACCCAATGTTACAGATATTCCATTTTTCACTACAGTGCCCTTTGCTCCATTAGACCCAACAAATCCAGCATTTGGCCCTCAAATTCCGGCTCTAAACGAACAATTTGCTGGCTTAAACTTGGTTTTTCAAGCTTTGATGGTACCAGAAAGACAATTTGTTTTTTCCGAATCTGAAGCTAGTGCGGTAATTATTAATGATGAAGATTTACCAAATTTATCCATTCCAATAAGAGATGCATTAATTAATTTTGGAGTAGATGCGGGTACGGCAACCTTAACCGGCATAATTTACGGCCAAGCACGTCAGGCAAATGAAGATGACCTTTTGGTACTTACCAGCAGAACAGCAATTGCCACTTTGAATGAGGAAGTTTTTGCTATGTTACAAAATGATTTTGGCTTACCTCCCGAAACAGCTGGTCAATTAGCTATAAACGGAGTTACCTATCCATTAGAAGACAAATGGGTTTTAACACCTGAAGAACAATCAGGTATTGAAGATGCTTTAACTGCATACAACCAGACCATCTCTGGTTTGGCCACAACATATGACTTGGCCTTTGTTGATGCAAACGCGCTTTTAGCGGAGTTAAAAGCCAACGGTTTCCCGCAGGCAGATGGCAGTGTAGTTACTTCCACTTTTGGTACTGGTGGCGGTTTCTCCTTAGATGGGGTTCATCCTGCACCAAGAGGGTATGCCATACTGGCCAATGCTTTTGTTGCAGCCATTAACGAGAAATACGGTTCCAATTTACCAGGTGTAAATCCATTGGATTATACCGGATTATATATTGATTAA
- a CDS encoding phage holin family protein, with amino-acid sequence MKLLLKLLLNALAVVILSYVLPGIGVDSLTTAVIVALALSILNFIVKPILVILTLPITIVTLGLFLLVINAIIILIAADFISGFQVSSIWWAIIFSLLLSFLQSILHSIIKEDKKK; translated from the coding sequence ATGAAATTACTTTTAAAACTTCTTCTAAATGCACTGGCTGTTGTTATACTATCTTATGTACTGCCTGGTATAGGTGTAGACTCTTTAACCACTGCCGTTATAGTTGCTTTGGCACTCAGTATCCTTAATTTTATTGTAAAGCCTATACTAGTTATTTTAACCTTACCCATTACCATAGTCACCCTAGGTTTATTCCTACTTGTCATCAATGCTATTATCATTCTCATTGCTGCCGATTTTATTTCTGGGTTTCAAGTTTCCAGCATTTGGTGGGCCATCATCTTCAGTCTGTTACTTTCATTTTTACAGTCTATTTTACATTCAATCATTAAAGAGGATAAAAAGAAATGA